The Brasilonema sennae CENA114 genome includes a region encoding these proteins:
- the cynS gene encoding cyanase, with protein sequence MSIPEITQALLAAKKEKGLTFADLEKILGRDEVWIASVFYRQASASEEEAKLLVEALGLDTIYVRELSEYPVKGLGPIVPTDPLIYRFYEIMQVYGMPIKEVIHEKFGDGIMSAIDFTLNIEKEEDSKGDRVKVIMSGKFLPYKKW encoded by the coding sequence GTGTCTATCCCAGAAATAACTCAAGCGCTTTTGGCGGCAAAAAAAGAAAAAGGACTAACCTTTGCTGATTTAGAAAAGATTTTGGGACGTGACGAAGTGTGGATTGCATCTGTTTTCTACCGTCAAGCTAGTGCTTCTGAGGAAGAAGCGAAGTTATTGGTTGAAGCATTAGGGCTTGATACGATTTATGTTAGGGAATTAAGTGAATACCCTGTCAAAGGTTTGGGACCTATTGTTCCCACAGACCCGCTTATTTATCGTTTCTACGAAATTATGCAGGTTTATGGAATGCCGATCAAAGAGGTGATTCACGAGAAGTTTGGTGATGGGATTATGAGCGCCATAGACTTTACTTTGAATATTGAAAAAGAAGAAGATTCTAAAGGCGATCGCGTAAAAGTCATCATGTCTGGAAAATTTCTGCCATACAAAAAATGGTGA
- the glyA gene encoding serine hydroxymethyltransferase: MTLTNSDFLASSDPAVAELINQELQRQRDHLELIASENFTSAAVLAAQGSVLTNKYAEGLPGKRYYGGCEFVDKIEQLAIDRAKQLFGAAHANVQPHSGAQANFAVFLTLLEPGDKFMGMDLSHGGHLTHGSPVNVSGKWFQACHYGVNQQTEELDYDQIRELALRERPKLLICGYSAYPRIIDFEKFRSIADEVGAYLLADIAHIAGLVASGLHPDPIPYCDVVTTTTHKTLRGPRAGLILTRDPELGKKLDKSVFPGNQGGPLEHVIAAKAVAFAEALKPEFKAYSAQVIDNARALATQLQDRGLKLVSNGTDNHLMLVDLRSIGMTGKQADQLVSGVNITANKNTVPFDPESPFVTSGLRLGSPAMTTRGLGVEEFTEIGNIIADRLLNPDSADIAEDCRRRVKALCDRFPLYSHITIPVPALV, encoded by the coding sequence GTGACTTTGACTAACTCAGATTTTCTTGCCTCCTCCGATCCTGCGGTAGCGGAGTTAATCAACCAAGAACTACAGCGTCAACGCGATCACTTGGAGTTGATTGCTAGTGAGAACTTTACCTCGGCTGCTGTCCTAGCGGCTCAAGGTTCCGTACTGACAAACAAGTATGCTGAGGGATTGCCTGGTAAACGTTACTATGGTGGTTGTGAGTTCGTAGACAAAATTGAACAACTGGCTATTGACCGTGCTAAACAGTTGTTTGGTGCTGCTCATGCCAATGTACAACCGCATTCTGGCGCACAGGCAAATTTTGCAGTGTTTTTGACGCTGCTGGAACCAGGTGATAAATTCATGGGGATGGATTTGTCTCACGGGGGACACCTGACGCACGGTTCACCTGTCAACGTATCTGGTAAGTGGTTCCAGGCTTGCCACTACGGTGTTAATCAGCAAACAGAAGAACTAGACTATGACCAAATTCGAGAGCTGGCGCTTAGGGAGCGTCCAAAGCTTTTGATTTGTGGTTATTCTGCATATCCTCGCATAATTGATTTTGAAAAATTCCGTAGTATTGCTGATGAAGTCGGTGCGTACTTACTGGCAGATATAGCCCACATCGCCGGATTGGTTGCTAGTGGTCTTCACCCCGACCCCATTCCCTATTGTGATGTTGTAACTACAACAACACACAAAACTCTACGTGGTCCCAGGGCTGGCTTAATCTTAACCCGCGATCCAGAACTGGGTAAAAAGCTTGATAAATCGGTTTTCCCTGGTAATCAGGGTGGACCACTCGAACATGTGATTGCTGCAAAAGCAGTTGCTTTCGCTGAAGCCCTCAAGCCAGAGTTTAAAGCATATTCTGCTCAGGTGATTGACAATGCTCGTGCCTTGGCTACCCAACTTCAAGACCGAGGTTTAAAGTTGGTGTCAAATGGAACTGATAATCATCTAATGCTAGTAGACTTACGGTCGATTGGTATGACGGGTAAGCAAGCGGATCAGTTGGTTAGTGGTGTGAATATTACTGCCAACAAGAATACAGTACCGTTTGACCCAGAGTCACCATTTGTGACTAGTGGTTTGAGGTTGGGTTCTCCAGCTATGACAACGCGTGGCTTGGGAGTCGAAGAGTTTACGGAGATTGGCAATATTATTGCTGATCGCTTATTAAATCCAGATTCAGCAGACATTGCTGAAGATTGTCGGCGACGAGTAAAAGCGTTGTGCGATCGCTTCCCCCTATATTCTCACATCACGATTCCTGTACCAGCATTAGTATGA